A single Hippopotamus amphibius kiboko isolate mHipAmp2 chromosome 5, mHipAmp2.hap2, whole genome shotgun sequence DNA region contains:
- the EGR2 gene encoding E3 SUMO-protein ligase EGR2: MRVGLPSEASSCRWSARGPRDRPERRRSGVAHVLSDNIYPVEDLAATSVTIFPNAELGGPFDQMNGVAGDGMINIDMTGEKRSLDLPYPSSFAPVSAPRNQTFTYMGKFSIDPQYPGASCYPEGIINIVSAGILQGVTSPASTTASSSVTSASPNPLATGPLGVCTMSQTQPDLDHLYSPPPPPPPYSGCGGDLYQDPSAFLSAATTSTSSSLAYPPPPSYPSPKPATDPSLFPMIPDYPGFFPSQCQRDLHGTAGPDRKPFPCPLDSLRVPPPLTPLSTIRNFTLGGPSAGATGPGASGGSEGPRLPGGGSAAAAAAAYNPHHLPLRPILRPRKYPNRPSKTPVHERPYPCPAEGCDRRFSRSDELTRHIRIHTGHKPFQCRICMRNFSRSDHLTTHIRTHTGEKPFACDYCGRKFARSDERKRHTKIHLRQKERKSSAPSSSVPAASTASCTGGPQAGGTLCSSNSSTLGGGSLGPCSSRTRTP; this comes from the exons CTGTCTGACAACATCTACCCGGTGGAGGACCTCGCCGCGACGTCGGTGACCATCTTCCCCAATGCCGAACTGGGAGGCCCCTTTGACCAGATGAACGGAGTGGCCGGAG atGGCATGATCAACATTGACATGACTGGAGAGAAGAGGTCCTTGGATCTCCCATATCCCAGCAGCTTTGCTCCTGTCTCTGCACCCCGAAACCAGACCTTCACTTACATGGGCAAGTTCTCCATTGACCCCCAGTACCCTGGTGCCAGCTGCTACCCAGAAGGCATCATCAACATTGTGAGTGCAGGCATCCTGCAAGGGGTCACCTCCCCTGCTTCCACCACAGCCTCATCCAGCgtcacctctgcctcccccaacccATTGGCCACTGGACCCTTGGGTGTGTGCACCATGTCCCAGACCCAGCCTGACCTGGACCACCTCTACTctccgccgcctccgcctcctccttATTCTGGCTGTGGAGGAGACCTCTACCAGGACCCCTCGGCGTTCCTGTCGGcagccaccacctccacctcctcctctctggCCTACCCACCACCTCCTTCCTACCCGTCCCCCAAACCAGCCACGGACCCAAGTCTCTTCCCCATGATCCCAGACTACCCTGGATTTTTCCCATCACAGTGCCAGAGAGACCTACATGGTACAGCTGGCCCAGACCGCAAGCCTTTTCCCTGCCCCCTGGACTCCCTGCGAGTCCCCCCTCCACTCACTCCACTCTCCACCATCCGCAACTTTACCCTGGGAGGGCCCAGTGCTGGGGCCACAGGGCCAGGGGCCAGTGGAGGCAGCGAGGGACCCCGGCTACCTGGCGGCGGCTCAGCAGCTGCCGCTGCTGCCGCCTATAACCCACACCATCTGCCACTGCGGCCCATTCTGAGGCCTCGCAAGTACCCCAACAGGCCTAGCAAGACCCCAGTGCATGAGAGGCCCTACCCGTGCCCAGCAGAAGGCTGTGACCGGCGCTTCTCCCGTTCTGACGAGCTAACACGGCACATCCGAATCCACACAGGGCACAAGCCCTTCCAGTGTCGGATCTGCATGCGCAACTTCAGCCGCAGTGACCACCTCACTACCCACATCCGCACCCACACTGGCGAGAAGCCCTTCGCCTGTGATTACTGCGGCCGCAAGTTTGCCCGGAGTGATGAGAGGAAGCGCCATACCAAGATCCACCTGAGACAGAAGGAACGCAAGAGCAGTGCCCCCTCGTCGTCGGTGCCGGCTGCCTCCACGGCCTCCTGCACCGGGGGCCCGCAGGCTGGGGGGACCCTgtgcagcagcaacagcagcactCTTGGTGGAGGGTCCCTCGGCCCTTGCTCATCTCGGACCCGGACACCTTGA